The Streptomyces sp. NL15-2K genome contains a region encoding:
- a CDS encoding VWA domain-containing protein, with translation MGILTILRNAFGRSRKGRAAEAVPSHEAERTVSPEAERVASPEAERVTSPEAEPKVPSPSTEPTPEPKPTAPVPEPRTSTLSTQEEHDLVAAAFDKVTVPAPTKPTEEPEAEEVTAEAKTEDPEPTPEPAAEAPVEKEAVAEEPLESATAVPEPDPEPSPEPTATEEPEPAAETAPEPEPAEKPEPTAETVATEPEPTAEIVATEPEPTAEAVAPEPEPNAEAVTPEPAPEPVTEPEPEPTTEVTPEPVPTPEPLAADGEDTPQGPPAPDDESSTGGAGGNDTAEGEAEAVTDAPQPQATREADAKDDAPLPQAPGLVTAYKAAATTLKTKNLTDARAKVYLVLDRSASMRPYYKDGSAQALAEQTLALAAHLDPEALDATVHVTFFSTEVDGTADLTLTDHENRIDDVHATLGRMGRTSYHAAVADVLTHHNKEAAGTPALVIFQTDGAPDAKTPATQSLTDAAANHPSVFFSFVAFGEHDNKAFDYLRKLKTDNTSFFHAGPTPRELTDAELYEGVLATWRP, from the coding sequence ATGGGCATTCTCACTATCCTGCGGAACGCATTCGGCCGGTCACGCAAGGGGCGTGCCGCCGAGGCGGTTCCTTCGCATGAGGCAGAGCGGACGGTTTCGCCGGAGGCGGAGCGCGTTGCCTCGCCGGAGGCGGAACGCGTCACCTCCCCGGAGGCGGAGCCGAAGGTCCCGTCCCCGTCGACGGAACCCACCCCCGAGCCGAAGCCGACGGCACCGGTGCCCGAGCCCCGGACCTCCACGCTGTCCACGCAGGAGGAGCACGACCTGGTCGCGGCCGCCTTCGACAAGGTGACGGTCCCGGCCCCGACGAAGCCGACGGAAGAGCCGGAGGCGGAGGAGGTGACGGCGGAGGCGAAGACGGAGGATCCCGAGCCGACGCCGGAGCCGGCCGCCGAGGCGCCGGTGGAAAAGGAAGCGGTGGCCGAGGAGCCGCTGGAGTCTGCGACGGCCGTCCCTGAGCCGGATCCCGAGCCCAGCCCCGAGCCGACAGCCACCGAGGAACCGGAGCCGGCCGCAGAGACCGCACCGGAACCCGAACCGGCGGAGAAGCCGGAGCCGACCGCAGAGACCGTCGCTACGGAACCCGAGCCGACCGCAGAGATCGTCGCTACGGAACCCGAGCCGACCGCAGAGGCCGTCGCCCCCGAACCCGAGCCGAACGCAGAGGCCGTCACCCCGGAGCCCGCGCCCGAGCCCGTCACCGAGCCGGAGCCGGAGCCGACCACCGAGGTCACCCCCGAACCGGTCCCCACCCCCGAACCGCTGGCCGCCGACGGCGAGGACACCCCACAGGGGCCACCCGCACCCGACGACGAAAGCAGCACGGGTGGTGCGGGTGGGAACGACACGGCCGAAGGCGAAGCCGAGGCCGTAACCGACGCCCCGCAGCCGCAGGCAACCCGCGAAGCCGACGCCAAAGACGACGCCCCGCTGCCGCAGGCACCCGGCCTGGTCACCGCCTACAAGGCCGCCGCCACCACCCTCAAGACCAAGAACCTCACCGACGCCCGAGCCAAGGTCTACCTCGTCCTCGACCGCTCCGCCTCCATGCGCCCGTACTACAAGGACGGCTCCGCCCAGGCCCTCGCCGAGCAGACCCTCGCCCTCGCCGCCCACCTCGACCCCGAGGCCCTCGACGCCACCGTCCACGTCACCTTCTTCTCCACGGAAGTGGACGGCACCGCCGACCTCACCCTCACCGACCACGAGAACAGGATCGACGACGTCCACGCCACCCTCGGCCGCATGGGCCGTACCAGCTACCACGCAGCCGTAGCGGACGTCCTCACGCACCACAACAAGGAAGCAGCCGGCACCCCGGCCCTGGTGATCTTCCAGACGGACGGCGCCCCCGACGCCAAGACCCCCGCCACCCAGTCCCTCACGGACGCCGCGGCGAACCACCCCTCCGTCTTCTTCTCCTTCGTCGCCTTCGGCGAGCATGACAACAAGGCCTTCGACTACCTCCGCAAACTGAAGACCGACAACACGTCCTTCTTCCACGCGGGCCCGACCCCCCGAGAGCTGACGGACGCCGAGCTCTACGAGGGCGTACTCGCGACCTGGCGCCCATAA
- a CDS encoding PhoX family protein, whose product MRIQLPLISTSNEPHPGGRSALTCRFRCGDACFHEVPNTSANAYVGDVIAGALSRRSMMRAAAVVTVATAAGAAVAQPVAAAENSAGSGTATYKPGTSKAARGLRFAAVAPNTADVVTVPDGYQQNVVIRWGEPILRGAPAFDPDKQTAAAQAGQFGYNNDFLALLPLPGERNRQLLVANHEYTDEVLMFRGYDAANPTREQVEIAWAAHGLSAVVVEGDRKTGKLTAVSRHPLNRRVTATTEFRVTGPAAGSDLLKTSVDPTGRKVLGTLNNCAGGTTPWGTTLHGEENFNQYFANATRATDKRYGIGTAASERKWERFDKRFDVAQEPNEVHRFGYVVELDPYDPTSTPRKHTALGRFKHEGATVRLTQDGRPVVYTGDDERFDYFYKFVGSKRMKQGTSRAVREHNLSLLDEGTLYVAKLTGDSPAIEIDGTGKLPADGEFDGSGEWIPLVTASAKGAVSHVDGMTAEEVCVFTRLAGDKVGATKMDRPEDIEPNPHTGKVYVALTNNSNRGVGTNAKADEANPRNANKHGHILELTERWNQADSTKFAWSLFLVAGDPKDPATYFAGFPKDKVSPISCPDNVAFDPYGNLWISTDGAQLGYHDGLFGVATKGDRRGELKQFLTMPNGAETCGPIIQDRRVLVAVQHPGELDGASVEKPASTWPDGPGKLVRPAVVAVWREDGCDIGA is encoded by the coding sequence GTGCGCATACAGTTGCCGTTGATCAGCACCTCGAACGAGCCGCATCCCGGCGGGCGATCCGCCCTGACCTGCCGTTTCCGGTGTGGTGACGCCTGTTTCCACGAGGTGCCCAACACCTCCGCCAACGCGTACGTCGGCGATGTGATCGCCGGCGCGCTCAGTCGCCGTTCGATGATGCGGGCCGCCGCCGTCGTCACCGTGGCCACCGCCGCCGGTGCCGCCGTGGCCCAGCCCGTCGCCGCGGCCGAAAACAGCGCCGGGAGCGGGACGGCGACGTACAAGCCGGGCACCTCCAAGGCGGCGCGCGGGCTGCGGTTCGCCGCCGTCGCGCCCAACACCGCCGATGTCGTGACCGTCCCGGACGGGTACCAGCAGAACGTTGTCATCCGCTGGGGCGAGCCCATCCTGCGCGGCGCGCCCGCCTTCGACCCGGACAAGCAGACCGCCGCCGCTCAGGCCGGTCAGTTCGGGTACAACAACGACTTCCTGGCCCTGCTGCCCCTTCCCGGGGAGCGGAATCGGCAGCTGCTCGTCGCGAACCATGAGTACACCGATGAGGTGCTCATGTTCCGCGGGTACGACGCCGCCAACCCCACCCGTGAGCAGGTCGAGATCGCCTGGGCCGCTCATGGGCTGTCCGCAGTCGTGGTGGAAGGGGACCGGAAGACCGGGAAGCTCACCGCCGTGTCCCGGCATCCGCTCAACCGGCGCGTCACCGCCACCACCGAGTTTCGGGTCACCGGGCCCGCCGCCGGGTCCGACCTGCTGAAGACCTCCGTCGACCCGACCGGCCGCAAGGTCCTCGGCACCCTCAACAACTGCGCGGGCGGCACGACCCCCTGGGGCACCACCCTCCACGGCGAGGAGAACTTCAACCAGTACTTCGCCAACGCCACCCGCGCCACCGACAAGCGGTACGGCATCGGTACCGCGGCGAGTGAGCGCAAGTGGGAGCGGTTCGACAAGCGGTTCGACGTGGCCCAGGAGCCGAACGAGGTGCACCGCTTCGGCTACGTCGTCGAGCTCGACCCGTACGACCCCACCTCCACGCCCCGTAAGCACACCGCGCTCGGCCGGTTCAAGCACGAGGGCGCGACCGTGCGGCTCACCCAGGACGGGCGGCCGGTCGTCTACACCGGTGACGACGAGCGGTTCGACTACTTCTACAAGTTCGTCGGCAGCAAGCGGATGAAGCAGGGCACCTCCCGGGCCGTGCGGGAGCACAACCTGAGCCTGCTCGACGAGGGCACGCTGTACGTCGCCAAGCTCACCGGTGACTCCCCCGCCATCGAGATCGACGGCACGGGCAAGCTCCCGGCCGACGGCGAGTTCGACGGCAGTGGTGAGTGGATCCCGCTGGTCACCGCGAGCGCCAAGGGTGCCGTGTCGCACGTCGACGGCATGACCGCCGAGGAGGTCTGCGTCTTCACGCGCCTCGCCGGTGACAAGGTCGGCGCGACCAAGATGGACCGGCCCGAGGACATCGAGCCGAACCCGCACACCGGCAAGGTGTACGTCGCCCTCACCAACAACTCCAACCGCGGTGTCGGTACGAACGCCAAGGCGGACGAGGCCAACCCGCGCAACGCCAACAAGCACGGGCACATCCTGGAGCTGACCGAGCGCTGGAACCAGGCCGACAGCACCAAGTTCGCCTGGTCGCTGTTCCTGGTCGCCGGTGACCCGAAGGACCCGGCGACGTACTTCGCCGGCTTCCCGAAGGACAAGGTCAGCCCGATCTCCTGCCCGGACAACGTGGCCTTCGACCCGTACGGCAACCTGTGGATCTCCACCGACGGCGCCCAGCTCGGCTATCACGACGGCCTCTTCGGCGTCGCCACGAAGGGCGACCGGCGCGGTGAGCTCAAGCAGTTCCTGACCATGCCGAACGGCGCGGAGACCTGCGGTCCGATCATCCAGGACCGGCGCGTGCTCGTCGCCGTACAGCACCCGGGCGAGCTCGACGGCGCGAGCGTCGAGAAGCCGGCCAGCACCTGGCCCGACGGGCCCGGCAAGCTCGTCCGTCCGGCGGTCGTGGCGGTGTGGCGCGAGGACGGCTGCGACATCGGCGCGTAG